From Streptomyces sp. TLI_235, a single genomic window includes:
- a CDS encoding nucleoside-diphosphate-sugar epimerase, with amino-acid sequence MRVLLLGADGFIGRRVADRLLVEPDLQVAVLGRRDSADIRFDLTAGSPGALSRFLDAVAPQVVINCAGATYGSSRTLIRANTLAVATVCEAIRRSREPARLVHIGSAAEYGPMQPGAPIGEGTEPRPVGPYGVSKLAGTELVLASGLDAAVLRVFDVVGPGAPPASLFGRLADGLRRALVHDELQVRMPDLSGYRDFVDVRDVARAVQAAAVSAATGVINIGSGHAVRARDAAHLLVRASGFEGIVAEDGRPALVPSQGGEHHRAGEPRPLPEPVPWRQADVRTARDRLGWRTQVPLEESLGDVWLETACRV; translated from the coding sequence CTGCTCGTCGAGCCCGACCTCCAGGTCGCCGTGCTCGGCCGGCGGGACTCGGCCGACATCCGCTTCGACCTGACCGCGGGCAGCCCCGGCGCGCTGTCCCGGTTCCTGGACGCGGTCGCCCCGCAGGTGGTGATCAACTGTGCGGGCGCCACCTACGGCAGCTCGCGGACGCTGATCCGCGCCAACACGCTGGCGGTGGCCACCGTCTGCGAGGCGATCCGGCGCAGCCGGGAGCCCGCCCGGCTGGTGCACATCGGCTCGGCCGCCGAGTACGGGCCGATGCAGCCCGGCGCGCCGATCGGCGAGGGCACCGAGCCCCGGCCGGTCGGCCCGTACGGGGTGTCCAAGCTGGCCGGCACCGAGCTGGTGCTGGCCTCCGGGCTGGACGCCGCGGTGCTGCGGGTCTTCGACGTGGTCGGTCCGGGTGCTCCGCCGGCCTCGCTGTTCGGACGGCTGGCGGACGGGCTGCGGCGGGCGCTGGTCCACGACGAGCTGCAGGTGCGGATGCCGGACCTGTCCGGATACCGGGATTTCGTCGATGTGCGGGACGTCGCCCGGGCCGTCCAGGCGGCCGCGGTGTCGGCCGCCACCGGCGTGATCAACATCGGCAGCGGGCACGCGGTGCGCGCCCGGGACGCGGCGCACCTGCTCGTCCGGGCCTCGGGTTTCGAGGGGATCGTGGCCGAGGACGGCCGCCCCGCGCTGGTGCCGAGCCAGGGCGGGGAGCACCACCGGGCGGGCGAGCCGAGGCCGCTTCCGGAGCCCGTGCCGTGGCGCCAGGCGGACGTCAGGACCGCCCGTGACCGTCTCGGATGGCGGACGCAGGTGCCGCTGGAGGAGTCCCTGGGTGACGTCTGGCTCGAAACCGCTTGCCGGGTCTGA
- a CDS encoding adenylyltransferase/sulfurtransferase, which produces MSLPPLVEPAAELTVDEVRRYSRHLIIPDVGMDGQKRLKNAKVLCVGAGGLGSPALMYLAAAGVGTLGIVEFDTVDESNLQRQIIHGQSDVGRSKAESARDSVKEINPYVDVILHEDRLDNSNVMEIFSGYDLIVDGTDNFATRYLVNDAAVLLGKPYVWGSIYRFDGQASVFWAEHGPCYRCLYPEAPPPGMVPSCAEGGVLGVLCASIGSIQVTEAIKLLAGVGEPLVGRLMIYDALEMQYRSVKVRKDPNCALCGDNPTVTELIDYEAFCGVVSEEAQAAAAGSTITSKQLKEWLDDEENIFLVDVREPNEYEIVSIPGATLIPKGEFLMGTALERMPQDKKIVLHCKTGVRSAEVLAVLKSAGFADAVHLGGGVIGWVNQIEPEKPIY; this is translated from the coding sequence GTGTCGCTGCCACCCCTGGTCGAGCCGGCCGCCGAGCTCACCGTCGACGAGGTCCGCCGGTACTCCCGCCACCTGATCATCCCCGACGTGGGCATGGACGGGCAGAAGCGGCTGAAGAACGCGAAGGTGCTCTGTGTCGGCGCGGGCGGCCTGGGCTCGCCCGCCCTGATGTACCTGGCCGCGGCCGGCGTCGGCACGCTCGGCATCGTCGAGTTCGACACGGTGGACGAGTCGAACCTGCAGCGCCAGATCATCCACGGCCAGTCCGACGTGGGCCGCTCCAAGGCCGAGTCCGCCCGCGACTCCGTCAAGGAGATCAACCCCTACGTCGACGTGATCCTCCACGAGGACCGGCTCGACAACTCCAACGTCATGGAGATCTTCTCCGGCTACGACCTGATCGTGGACGGCACCGACAACTTCGCCACCCGCTACCTGGTGAACGACGCCGCGGTGCTGCTCGGCAAGCCGTACGTCTGGGGCTCGATCTACCGGTTCGACGGCCAGGCCAGCGTCTTCTGGGCCGAGCACGGCCCCTGCTACCGCTGCCTGTACCCGGAGGCCCCGCCGCCGGGCATGGTGCCCTCCTGCGCCGAGGGCGGCGTGCTGGGCGTGCTCTGCGCCTCGATCGGCTCGATCCAGGTCACCGAGGCCATCAAGCTGCTCGCCGGTGTCGGCGAGCCGCTGGTCGGCCGCCTGATGATCTACGACGCCCTGGAGATGCAGTACCGCTCGGTCAAGGTCCGCAAGGACCCGAACTGCGCGCTGTGCGGCGACAACCCGACCGTCACCGAGCTGATCGACTACGAGGCCTTCTGCGGCGTCGTGTCGGAGGAGGCCCAGGCCGCGGCCGCGGGCTCCACCATCACCTCGAAGCAGCTCAAGGAGTGGCTGGACGACGAGGAGAACATCTTCCTGGTCGACGTCCGCGAGCCCAACGAGTACGAGATCGTCAGCATCCCCGGCGCGACGCTGATCCCCAAGGGCGAGTTCCTGATGGGCACCGCGCTGGAGCGGATGCCGCAGGACAAGAAGATCGTGCTGCACTGCAAGACGGGCGTCCGCTCGGCCGAGGTGCTCGCCGT